A region of Flocculibacter collagenilyticus DNA encodes the following proteins:
- a CDS encoding DUF938 domain-containing protein, with protein MTKRFSQAAENNQEPILQQLTQYFATRATVLEIGSGTGQHAVHLARGLSHLVWCPSDLLNNLSGIAAWISEAALSNIIDPIEYNAALDEWPLAVDAVYSANTAHIMQANEVAIMMSEISKNLPVDGIFAQYGPFKMNGRCTTASNVAFNQRLLQQGYGGIRDIAELEKWAGTELQLQERIEMPANNFLLIWQKW; from the coding sequence GTGACTAAACGATTTAGCCAAGCAGCAGAGAATAACCAAGAACCTATTCTTCAGCAGTTAACACAGTATTTTGCTACCCGTGCAACAGTACTGGAGATAGGTTCGGGCACTGGGCAGCACGCTGTACATCTTGCGCGTGGGTTATCACATTTAGTGTGGTGTCCAAGTGATCTATTAAATAATTTATCAGGGATTGCAGCGTGGATTAGTGAAGCTGCGCTGTCTAATATCATTGACCCGATTGAATATAATGCGGCACTTGATGAATGGCCCTTAGCTGTAGATGCCGTGTATTCAGCGAATACCGCACATATTATGCAAGCAAACGAGGTAGCAATCATGATGTCAGAAATATCTAAAAACCTACCCGTAGATGGAATATTTGCGCAATATGGCCCTTTTAAAATGAACGGTCGCTGTACCACAGCATCAAATGTCGCATTTAATCAACGTTTATTGCAGCAAGGGTATGGTGGTATAAGGGATATCGCTGAACTTGAAAAGTGGGCAGGCACTGAACTGCAATTACAAGAGAGAATTGAAATGCCAGCGAATAATTTTCTGCTGATTTGGCAAAAATGGTAG